A segment of the Pseudoalteromonas piscicida genome:
CACGTTTAGTGGAACAGGGCCATTTTTCAGTACGACGTCGTGGAACTCACGAATATCAAACTTATCGCCTAGTTCTTTCTTAGCGGCTTCACGAAGTTCTAGGATCTTCAACATCCCCACTTTGTACGCAGTGGCTTGTGAAGGCATAACAACATGGCGCTCTACCATCTTCACAGCGTCTGACTTAGCATTTGGTGTGTTGTTTACGTAGTAATCAATACCTTCTTGACGTGTCCACTTCATTGCGTGGATCCCCGTATCTACCACTAAGCGGCACGCACGCCATAATTCCATCGCTAAGCGACCAAAATCTGAATAAGGGTCTTCGTATAAACCCATTTCTTTTGGTACAAGCTCAGAATATAAACCCCAACCTTCGATGTATGCAGTGTAGCCACCAAACTTACGGAATTTAGGCATATCTTCTAGCTCTTGAGCAATCGCGATCTGCATATGGTGACCCGGAATACCTTCGTGATAAGCCAAGGCTTCCATTTGGTAAGTAGGCATCGCTTCCATGTCGTAAAGGTTTGCATAGTAAACACCAGGACGTGAGCCATCAGGCGCGGGTTGCTGGTAGAACGCTTTACCTGCAGATTTTTCGCGGAATGCCTCTACGCGTTTTACTATCATGTCCGCTTTTGGCTTAACGATAAACAGCTCATCCAAGCGTGACTTCATATTATCGATCATCGCTTTGGCTTCGGCTAAATATTGTGCCTTACCGGCTTCTGTATTTGGAAGGTAAAATTGCTTGTCGGTTTTCATGAACTCCATAAAGGCTTTTAAATCGCCTTTGAAGCCCACTTTCTCTTTAATTGCTCGCATTTCGTCATGAATACGCGCCACTTCAGATAAACCGATTTCGTGAATTTCTTCAGCGCTTAATGCTGTGGTTGTCGTACGTGCTAGGGCGTTATTATAAAACTTTTCGCCGTTAGGGAACTTCCATGCACCATCACGATTGTCTGCTTTTTTCTCAAGTTTATGTAGGTAGCCAATCAACTTGTTATAAGCAGGTTTTACTGCTGTTGTTAGCGCGTCTGTTGTTTCTTTAACCAGCGCTGATTTCTCGTTTTCACTGATTTCAAGTGTTGCTACTTTGCGTTTGAAGTCAGCCAATAATGTTGAGTCGTCACCAGCTACAAATGGCGCACCTTTGATAATATTTTCACTTGATTCAATGACGTGAGGGAAAACGAATTTTGGTGCAATAATACCTTTATCTACACGCGCTTTTAAGTCAACGATGAGCTGATCAAATACAGCCGGTACACCGTTTAAACGAGAGATATATGCTTTGGCATCTTTCACATCGGTAATTTGATGCTGGTTGATTAAAAATGCAGGCACCATTGAGTGTGTACCATACATCTGATTGACCGGATAAGAATGATAACGCCATTTAAAATCTGCAATGGTGTTTTCAAGACCTTGCTTGAATAAGTCGTAGCTCACTTGCGTATTGGCATCTAGTTTATTTCGATCAATTGCATTAAGTGCAGCTAAGTCTTGTTTCGTCAGTTCAAGATCTTCAAGTTGGCGCGCTTCGCTGCCGTCATCCCACTTGTCGTAGTCTTGTTTGATACCCATATAAGTTTGGTAAACTGGGCTACGCATTACGCCACGGGTAAACGACGCTTCAAAAAGTGCGTTTGCCTTTTCTACTTCACTTTTTACGACTTGTTGTTCAGCTTTTGGTGCAGGTGCTGGAGAGTGTGTGGTTTGTTGACAGCCAGCAAAAAGCGCGACGCTTACCGCTGCTGCTAAAATGGTTAATTTACGCATTTTATACCCTTTTATTATATGTTGCCGAATGGCGGTTTTCATGCGGGTTGCAGTGAATATCACCCGCATAATTTCTATATTAAACAAATAACTCTAGCAGATCGTTGAGGTATCGGTGGCCTTTATTTGTAACTAGCCATGAATCGTTGGTTTCCTCAATCAAACCCTTATCTACGGCCTCAGCAATTTGCGTTGCAATAGCGCTAAGTTCAAGACCAGTGTAGTCAATAAACTGTTGTTTTGATGCGGCAGTTTTTAAACGGAACACATTCATAAAAAACTCAAATGGTCTGTCGTCGCTTGCAACATGCCACTGCTCATACAAATAGGGTTTACTCAGATCCATATAGCCGCGAGGGTGTTTTATCTTTACGGTTCTTAAGATCTGTTGCTGCTCAGGCAAAGTGATTTTGCCATGTGCACCACAGCCGATCCCGAGATAATCGCCAAATTGCCAATAATTCAAGTTATGTCGACATTGAAATCCCGCTTTGGCATAGCCTGAGATCTCATATTGCTGGTAGCCGTGCTCTGCAAGTAGTGCTTGACCTTGTTCTTGGGTGTCCCACAGTGTTTCATCCTCAGGTAAAACCGGAGGCTTAGAGGCAAACTGCGTATTTGGCTCAATGGTTAATTGATACCAAGAAAGGTGTGGCGGTGCCATCGCAATGGCTTTTTCTAAATCACCTAAGGCATCGCTAACAGATTGATTGGGAAGGCCATGCATCAAATCAAGATTAAAGCTGTTTAACCCAGCTTGGTGGGCTTCTTGAGCGGCGTTTAGCGCTTCTTGCTCGCCATGAATGCGACCAAGTTGAGTAAGCTTTTCCTGTTGTAAGCTTTGCACACCTATCGAAATACGATTGATGCCAGCCGCAACATAATGTTTAAAACGATCTGTCTCAACTGTGCCTGGATTTGCTTCTAAAGTGACTTCAATGTCATCCTCAAAACCAATTAGCGCCTCAATTTCACTGAGTAAATAGCGGTACGCTTCACCTGAAAGCAGGCTAGGGGTGCCACCGCCAATAAAGATACTACTGAGTTTACGGCCCTGAACATAGTGAAGATCGGCTTTGATATCGTGGAGCAAATGTTGAATATATTCCGTTTCAGGAATATCGCCCTTTTTACCATGGCTGTTGAAATCACAGTAAGGACACTTTTGCACGCACCAAGGTACGTGCACATAAAGACTTAATGGAGGTAGTTTCACGCGAGGCCTTGAAAGTGACTGACGAGTTGTTTAAGTGCCTGTCCTCTATGGCTGATTGCGTTTTTTTCTTCCTTGGTTAGCTCTGCTGATGTGCAGTCTAAACCTTGTACCTTAAAGATTGGGTCGTAACCAAACCCTTCTCGGCCTTGTTGTGTTGTGGTGATTTCACCTTCCCAACTGGCCTGACAAATAATCGGCGTTGGGTCGTCAGCGTGGCGCATATAAACTAAAACACACCAAAAACGGGCGCTGCGCTCAGTTTGTTCACCAAGCGATGCGAGTAAGTGATCAATATTTTTTTGGTCGTCGGCGTTTGCGCCAGCATAACGCGCTGAATATACACCAGGTGCGCCGTTTAATGCGTCTACCTCAAGGCCTGAGTCATCGGCAATGGCAGGCAAGCCAGAAACCTTAGCTGCATGACGTGCCTTGATAATGGCGTTTTCCACAAAGGTCGTGCCGGTTTCTGCAACCTCTGGCACGTTGAAATCACTTTGCGGTAATACCTCAATGTCATACTGATTTAGCATCGCGCTAAGCTCTTTGACTTTACCTTGGTTGCCCGTGGCAAGTACCACTTTATTTGACATATTTTCTCTACTCTACATAAAACTTCTGTGAGAACGTGAGTTTGCGGCTTTGCTTACCTTCACTGATCTCAATGTCGAAACGAAAAATATCTTCATCGTCGTAATCTAATTGGGCAAGGTAGTATATCGCCTCACCTTCTACGACTTCTTTAAACTCTAACTGTACGGTTTTACCAAGTAAGTTTTTGGCGCTACCTGCAACGCGTGCCTTAACCGCTGGTTTTCCTGGCTTGTCGGCCAAGACCGAGATATTCACAATCGCTTTGTTACCACTACGAATTAAGCCATACGCTTTTGCAATTGTGGGCTGAACAAAAGTAGACGGGAAGGCGATGTAATGCACTTCCCAAGGACCTAAGTCTTTAAATTGGCCGCCTTGTTCATCTTGAG
Coding sequences within it:
- the hemW gene encoding radical SAM family heme chaperone HemW, encoding MKLPPLSLYVHVPWCVQKCPYCDFNSHGKKGDIPETEYIQHLLHDIKADLHYVQGRKLSSIFIGGGTPSLLSGEAYRYLLSEIEALIGFEDDIEVTLEANPGTVETDRFKHYVAAGINRISIGVQSLQQEKLTQLGRIHGEQEALNAAQEAHQAGLNSFNLDLMHGLPNQSVSDALGDLEKAIAMAPPHLSWYQLTIEPNTQFASKPPVLPEDETLWDTQEQGQALLAEHGYQQYEISGYAKAGFQCRHNLNYWQFGDYLGIGCGAHGKITLPEQQQILRTVKIKHPRGYMDLSKPYLYEQWHVASDDRPFEFFMNVFRLKTAASKQQFIDYTGLELSAIATQIAEAVDKGLIEETNDSWLVTNKGHRYLNDLLELFV
- a CDS encoding XTP/dITP diphosphatase, encoding MSNKVVLATGNQGKVKELSAMLNQYDIEVLPQSDFNVPEVAETGTTFVENAIIKARHAAKVSGLPAIADDSGLEVDALNGAPGVYSARYAGANADDQKNIDHLLASLGEQTERSARFWCVLVYMRHADDPTPIICQASWEGEITTTQQGREGFGYDPIFKVQGLDCTSAELTKEEKNAISHRGQALKQLVSHFQGLA
- a CDS encoding DUF885 domain-containing protein gives rise to the protein MRKLTILAAAVSVALFAGCQQTTHSPAPAPKAEQQVVKSEVEKANALFEASFTRGVMRSPVYQTYMGIKQDYDKWDDGSEARQLEDLELTKQDLAALNAIDRNKLDANTQVSYDLFKQGLENTIADFKWRYHSYPVNQMYGTHSMVPAFLINQHQITDVKDAKAYISRLNGVPAVFDQLIVDLKARVDKGIIAPKFVFPHVIESSENIIKGAPFVAGDDSTLLADFKRKVATLEISENEKSALVKETTDALTTAVKPAYNKLIGYLHKLEKKADNRDGAWKFPNGEKFYNNALARTTTTALSAEEIHEIGLSEVARIHDEMRAIKEKVGFKGDLKAFMEFMKTDKQFYLPNTEAGKAQYLAEAKAMIDNMKSRLDELFIVKPKADMIVKRVEAFREKSAGKAFYQQPAPDGSRPGVYYANLYDMEAMPTYQMEALAYHEGIPGHHMQIAIAQELEDMPKFRKFGGYTAYIEGWGLYSELVPKEMGLYEDPYSDFGRLAMELWRACRLVVDTGIHAMKWTRQEGIDYYVNNTPNAKSDAVKMVERHVVMPSQATAYKVGMLKILELREAAKKELGDKFDIREFHDVVLKNGPVPLNVLESFVDEWVASKKG
- a CDS encoding DUF4426 domain-containing protein — protein: MKPFIIALMMLLAPIAFAQDEQGGQFKDLGPWEVHYIAFPSTFVQPTIAKAYGLIRSGNKAIVNISVLADKPGKPAVKARVAGSAKNLLGKTVQLEFKEVVEGEAIYYLAQLDYDDEDIFRFDIEISEGKQSRKLTFSQKFYVE